Proteins from a genomic interval of Engraulis encrasicolus isolate BLACKSEA-1 unplaced genomic scaffold, IST_EnEncr_1.0 scaffold_110_np1212, whole genome shotgun sequence:
- the LOC134442055 gene encoding four and a half LIM domains protein 2, producing the protein MTERYDCHYCKESLFGKKYVLREDNPYCVKCYESLYSNTCEECKKPIGCDSRDLSYKDRHWHEDCFHCFKCKRSLVDKAFSTKDEQLLCTECYSNEYSSKCYDCKKTIMPGSRKMEHKGNSWHETCFACQRCQQPIGTKSFIPKENNNFCVPCYEKQFAMQCIQCKKPITTGGVTYREQPWHKDCFLCTGCKQQLSGQRFTSRDDFAYCLNCFCNLYAKKCASCTSPISGLGGSKYISFEERQWHNDCFNCKKCSVSLVGRGFLTERDDILCPDCGKDI; encoded by the exons ATGACTGAGCGCTACGATTGCCACTACTGCAAGGAGTCCCTGTTTGGGAAGAAGTACGTGTTGCGTGAGGACAACCCGTACTGCGTCAAGTGCTACGAGAGCCTCTACTCCAACACCTGCGAGGAATGCAAGAAGCCCATTGGCTGCGACAGCCGG GATTTGTCCTACAAAGACCGCCACTGGCATGAAGACTGCTTCCACTGCTTCAAGTGCAAGCGTTCTCTGGTGGACAAGGCCTTCTCCACCAAGGATGAACAGCTGCTGTGTACCGAGTGCTACTCCAATGAGTACTCCTCCAAGTGCTACGACTGCAAAAAGACCATCATGCCAG GCTCCAGGAAGATGGAGCACAAGGGGAACAGCTGGCATGAGACCTGCTTCGCGTGCCAGCGCTGCCAGCAGCCCATTGGAACCAAGAGCTTCATCCCCAAGGAGAACAACAACTTCTGCGTGCCCTGCTACGAGAAGCAGTTTGCCATGCAGTGTATCCAGTGCAAGAAG CCAATCACCACGGGCGGTGTGACGTACCGGGAGCAGCCTTGGCATAAGGACTGCTTCCTGTGCACAGGCTGCAAGCAGCAGCTCTCTGGCCAGCGCTTCACCTCCAGAGACGACTTTGCCTACTGCCTCAACTGCTTCTGCAACCTCTACGCCAAGAAGTGCGCCTCCTGCACCAGCCCCATCAGCG GTCTTGGTGGGAGTAAGTACATCTCGTTTGAGGAGCGTCAGTGGCACAATGACTGCTTCAACTGCAAGAAGTGCTCCGTGTCCCTGGTGGGCCGCGGCTTCTTGACGGAGAGAGACGACATCCTGTGCCCTGACTGTGGTAAAGACATCTGA
- the LOC134442054 gene encoding tripartite motif-containing protein 16-like protein: protein MAKAHLSVCEDEFSCPVCLDVLKNPVTIPCGHSFCMECITSCWDEEDLKGVYSCPQCRQTFTPRPVLFKNTLLANMVEMFKKSGIESHCPTLTYAEPGIVECDVCTGRKQKAIKSCLVCLSSYCETHFKAHNDLFPGKKHNVIEADGKLKDLICSQHDKLLDVFCRTDQTCICVLCVMDEHSEHKTVSVAAERTEKQKELGQLQMKNQHTIQEKQKHLEELREAMRVMKKSAQAAVEDSEGIFAEMIHSIKRRCSEVTKLIRDKEKADVTQAEELMETLEQEIAELKKRDAELEHLSKTHNHTSFLQSCSSMCSLTVQESSTSGTSSDVSFGKVTQSVSQLKDELEDFLKQAACSIIENAELISLFQPREPLTRGDFLKYSYRLHLDPITANKYLHLSGGNKKVTATAVRQQYPNNPERFDNWQQVLCKESVSGRCYWEVEWAGAQVFVALSSKAITRKGQTGSQFGSNQHSWSLSCSHSSSFFIHNGKETNLNVIPSSTIGVYVDHKAGILSFYSIHGDTMTLLYKIQTTFIQPLYAGFWIGLGSKVHLCN from the exons ATGGCAAAAGCTCATTTGTCAGTGTGCGAGGACGAGTTTAGCTGTCCAGTATGTCTGGATGTTCTGAAGAATCCTGTGACTATTCCATGTGGACACAGTTTCTGCATGGAGTGTATCACAAGCTGCTGGGATGAAGAAGACCTGAAAGGTGTTTACAGCTGCCCACAGTGCAGGCAGACCTTTACTCCAAGACCAGTTCTGTTCAAAAATACCTTGCTTGCTAACATGGTGGAAATGTTTAAAAAGTCTGGAATTGAGTCTCATTGCCCAACTCTGACCTATGCTGAACCTGGAATTGTGGAGTGTGACGTCTGCACTGGAAGAAAGCAGAAAGCTATCAAGTCCTGTCTGGTTTGCCTATCCTCTTATTGTGAAACTCACTTCAAGGCTCACAATGACCTCTTCCCAGGCAAGAAACACAATGTGATTGAAGCTGATGGTAAACTAAAGGATCTGATCTGCTCTCAGCATGACAAACTGCTGGATGTCTTCTGTCGCACTGATCAAACATgtatatgtgtgctgtgtgtcatggaTGAACACAGTGAGCATAAAACAGTTTCAGTTGCAGCAGAGAGAACTGAGAAACAG AAAGAGTTGGGTCAACTCCAGATGAAAAATCAGCACACAATCCAGGAGAAACAAAAGCACCTGGAGGAGCTGAGGGAGGCAATGAGGGTGATGAAG AAATCTGCTCAGGCAGCAGTGGAGGACTCTGAGGGGATCTTTGCTGAAATGATTCACTCCATTAAGAGAAGATGCTCTGAGGTGACAAAGCTGATCAGAGATAAGGAGAAGGCTGATGTAACCCAAGCTGAAGAACTCATGGagacactggagcaggagattgctgagctgaagaagaGAGATGCTGAACTAGAACACCTGtcaaaaacacacaatcacacaagctTTCTCCAG AGTTGTTCGTCAATGTGTTCCTTAACTGTCCAAGAAAGTTCCACATCAGGCACTAGTTCAGATGTGTCATTTGGGAAAGTGACACAGAGTGTGTCTCAGCTGAAAGACGAACTGGAGGACTTCCTTAAACAGGCGGCATGCAGTATTATAGAGAATG CCGAACTCATCAGCCTGTTTCAGCCTCGGGAGCCCTTGACCAGAGGTGATTTCTTAAAAT ATTCCTATAGACTTCATCTAGATCCAATCACTGCAAATAAATATCTTCATCTCTCTGGGGGAAATAAGAAAGTTACCGCCACTGCAGTGAGGCAACAGTATCCCAATAATCCAGAGCGGTTTGACAACTGGCAACAGGTGCTGTGTAAAGAGAGTGTGTCTGGAAGATGCTATTGGGAGGTGGAGTGGGCAGGGGCGCAGGTTTTTGTTGCCCTTTCATCTAAAGCGATCACCAGGAAAGGACAGACAGGATCTCAGTTTGGGAGCAACCAACACTCCTGGAGTTTGAGCTGTTCACACTCCTCAAGCTTTTTCATACACAATGGAAAGGAAACCAACCTCAATGTAATCCCCAGCTCTACAattggagtgtatgtggatcacaaagCTGGAATTCTGTCATTTTACAGTATCCACGGTGACACAATGACTCTCCTGTACAAAATACAGACCACATTCATTCAGCCTCTCTATGCTGGCTTTTGGATAGGCCTTGGCTCAAAGGTACATCTATGCaattaa